A stretch of Gossypium hirsutum isolate 1008001.06 chromosome A06, Gossypium_hirsutum_v2.1, whole genome shotgun sequence DNA encodes these proteins:
- the LOC107934628 gene encoding ALA-interacting subunit 1: MDTNGATTSSAAGGGSTSKSSSKKHSRKPVYSRFTQQELPACKPILTPGLVIATFTIIGIIFIPLGLVSLSASEKVVEIVDRYDESCVPSDYSNDKLKFIQNPSINKSCVRTLTVPKLMKSPVFIYYQLDNYYQNHRRYVKSRSDKQLRSVSDEKSTKDCSPEDKTVDGPIVPCGLVAWSLFNDTYGFSVNSKTIEVNKHDIAWKSDKEHKFGSNVYPKNFQSGGLIGGAKLNSSVPLSKQEDLMVWMRTAALPTFRKLYGKIEQDLQANEKIQVVIQNNYNTYSFSGKKKLVLSTTSWIGGKNDFLGIAYIIVGGLCLFLAVCFILLYVIKPRPLGDPSYLSWNRSPAGHPN; encoded by the exons ATGGATACCAACGGAGCCACCACGAGCTCCGCCGCTGGTGGTGGTTCAACTTCTAAATCTTCCAGCAAAAAGCATTCCAGAAAACCCGTAT ATTCTAGGTTCACGCAGCAAGAGCTTCCTGCTTGCAAACCTATTCTTACACCTGGATTG GTCATTGCAACATTTACCATCATAGGAATCATCTTCATCCCATTGGGACTTGTCTCATTGTCTGCTTCAGAAAAG GTGGTAGAAATCGTCGATCGTTATGATGAAAGTTGTGTTCCTTCTGATTATTCCAATGATAAGCTTAAATTTATCCAAAATCCATCAATTAACAAATCTTGTGTTAGGACTTTGACG GTTCCTAAGCTGATGAAAAGCCCTGTTTTTATCTATTATCAGCTTGATAACTACTACCAAAACCATCGCCG TTATGTAAAAAGTCGGAGTGATAAACAATTGAGGAGCGTGTCAGATGAGAAATCCACAAAAGATTGTAGCCCTGAAGACAAAACGGTGGATGGTCCAATTGTTCCCTGTGGTCTAGTCGCATGGAGTTTGTTCAATGACACATACGGGTTTTCGGTGAATAGTAAGACAATAGAAGTAAATAAACATGACATAGCATGGAAGAGTGACAAAGAGCATAAATTCGGATCGAATGTATATCCGAAAAATTTCCAGAGTGGAGGCTTGATCGGAGGTGCAAAACTGAATTCCTCTGTACCT TTAAGTAAACAAGAGGATCTGATGGTATGGATGCGGACTGCGGCACTGCCGACATTCAGGAAACTGTATGGGAAGATAGAGCAAGACCTCCAAGCGAATGAGAAAATACAGGTCGTAATCCAGAACAATTACAACACCTACAGTTTTTCGGGGAAGAAGAAGTTGGTACTTTCAACCACAAGTTGGATAGGTGGGAAAAATGATTTCCTGGGAATTGCATACATTATTGTAGGAGGGCTGTGCTTGTTTTTAGCAGTCTGCTTCATACTTCTTTATGTTATCAAGCCAAG GCCACTTGGTGATCCGTCCTACTTGTCTTGGAACAGAAGTCCAGCTGGCCATCCAAATTAG
- the LOC107934646 gene encoding probable protein phosphatase 2C 60 isoform X1, translated as MGVYLSTPKTEKFSEDGENDRLRFGLSSMQGWRATMEDAHAAYPDLDSMTSFFGVYDGHGGQAVSKFCAKYLHQQVLQHEAYSAGDIGTSLQKSFLRMDEMMRGQRGWRELAVLGDKIDQVSGLIEGLIWSPRSGEANNHFDDWSSEEGPHSDFDGPTQGSTACVAIIRNKQLIVANAGDSRCVISRKGQAYNLSKDHKPELELEKDRILKAGGFIQVGRINGSLNLTRAIGDVEFKQNKTLPAEKQIVTANPDINAVELCDDDEFLVLACDGIWDCMSSQQLVDYVREQLSSETKLSAICERVFDRCLAPTAGGEGCDNMTMILVQFKRPVGSGTLEEQQEQQLLTDQTATTDKSASGSGSGPESESGS; from the exons ATGGGTGTATACCTAAGTACCCCGAAAACCGAAAAGTTCTCGGAAGATGGTGAAAACGACAGGCTTCGATTTGGGTTGTCATCCATGCAAGGATGGCGTGCAACTATGGAAGATGCT CATGCAGCCTATCCAGATCTGGACAGCATGACGTCATTTTTTGGTGTTTATGATGGTCATGGAG GTCAAGCAGTGTCTAAGTTTTGTGCCAAGTATCTTCATCAACAGGTGCTCCAGCATGAGGCTTATTCAGCTGGAGATATAGGGACTTCACTGCAGAAATCTTTTCTGAG AATGGATGAGATGATGCGTGGACAAAGGGGATGGAGAGAATTAGCGGTCCTGGGAGATAAGATAGACCAGGTTTCTGGCCTTATTGAAGGGCTCATATGGTCTCCTAGAAGTGGTGAAGCCAACAACCATTTTGATGATTGGTCTTCTGAGGAG GGCCCTCACTCAGATTTTGATGGACCTACTCAAGGAAGCACAGCGTGTGTTGCAATAATTCGAAACAAACAACTCATTGTTGCCAATGCTGGTGATTCTCGTTGTGTAATATCTAGAAAGGGTCAG GCTTATAATCTGTCTAAAGATCACAAACCAGAGCTTGAGTTGGAAAAAGATAGGATTCTGAAAGCTGGTGGTTTTATTCAAGTGGGACGTATCAATGGAAGTTTAAACTTGACCAGGGCTATTG GTGATGTGGAGTTCAAACAGAATAAAACTCTGCCAGCTGAAAAGCAGATTGTAACAGCTAATCCAGACATAAACGCT GTTGAGCTTTGCGACGATGATGAGTTTCTTGTTTTAGCTTGCGATGGGATTTG GGATTGTATGTCAAGCCAACAACTAGTGGATTACGTTCGAGAGCAGTTAAGCTCT GAAACTAAACTCTCAGCTATCTGTGAGAGAGTATTCGACAGATGTTTGGCTCCAACAGCCGGTGGTGAGGGCTGTGATAACATGACAATGATCCTTGTTCAGTTCAAAAGGCCCGTTGGTTCAGGCACTTTGGAGGAGCAACAAGAGCAGCAACTATTGACAGATCAAACAGCCACCACAGATAAAAGTGCATCTGGATCCGGATCCGGACCTGAATCGGAATCTGGATCTTAA
- the LOC107934646 gene encoding probable protein phosphatase 2C 60 isoform X2, giving the protein MGVYLSTPKTEKFSEDGENDRLRFGLSSMQGWRATMEDAHAAYPDLDSMTSFFGVYDGHGGQAVSKFCAKYLHQQVLQHEAYSAGDIGTSLQKSFLRMDEMMRGQRGWRELAVLGDKIDQVSGLIEGLIWSPRSGEANNHFDDWSSEEGPHSDFDGPTQGSTACVAIIRNKQLIVANAGDSRCVISRKGQAYNLSKDHKPELELEKDRILKAGGFIQVGRINGSLNLTRAIGDVEFKQNKTLPAEKQIVTANPDINAVELCDDDEFLVLACDGIWCMQDTCMPCLLANLSKRFLYQAICQTQTDFKLEWWVRRGFM; this is encoded by the exons ATGGGTGTATACCTAAGTACCCCGAAAACCGAAAAGTTCTCGGAAGATGGTGAAAACGACAGGCTTCGATTTGGGTTGTCATCCATGCAAGGATGGCGTGCAACTATGGAAGATGCT CATGCAGCCTATCCAGATCTGGACAGCATGACGTCATTTTTTGGTGTTTATGATGGTCATGGAG GTCAAGCAGTGTCTAAGTTTTGTGCCAAGTATCTTCATCAACAGGTGCTCCAGCATGAGGCTTATTCAGCTGGAGATATAGGGACTTCACTGCAGAAATCTTTTCTGAG AATGGATGAGATGATGCGTGGACAAAGGGGATGGAGAGAATTAGCGGTCCTGGGAGATAAGATAGACCAGGTTTCTGGCCTTATTGAAGGGCTCATATGGTCTCCTAGAAGTGGTGAAGCCAACAACCATTTTGATGATTGGTCTTCTGAGGAG GGCCCTCACTCAGATTTTGATGGACCTACTCAAGGAAGCACAGCGTGTGTTGCAATAATTCGAAACAAACAACTCATTGTTGCCAATGCTGGTGATTCTCGTTGTGTAATATCTAGAAAGGGTCAG GCTTATAATCTGTCTAAAGATCACAAACCAGAGCTTGAGTTGGAAAAAGATAGGATTCTGAAAGCTGGTGGTTTTATTCAAGTGGGACGTATCAATGGAAGTTTAAACTTGACCAGGGCTATTG GTGATGTGGAGTTCAAACAGAATAAAACTCTGCCAGCTGAAAAGCAGATTGTAACAGCTAATCCAGACATAAACGCT GTTGAGCTTTGCGACGATGATGAGTTTCTTGTTTTAGCTTGCGATGGGATTTG GTGCATGCAGGATACATGCATGCCATGCCTACTTGCCAATCTTTCTAAAAGATTTTTATATCAAGCAATCTGTCAGACTCAGACTGACTTTAAGCTGGAGTGGTGGGTGAGGAGGGGATTCATGTAA
- the LOC107934631 gene encoding uncharacterized protein isoform X1, protein MSISKTKCKTTNRAFGLVVCKVLGWDIDRLLVILLKGEPLSRILANSSESQNTLQGECSNKNVENLETGNSSGKVQKDAFDSLLDRFIPNRSAMDYDYAHYMLIEGRKIKENKTVFSPARDAYRMQLAEALNMNRT, encoded by the exons ATGTCGATTTCGAAAACAAAGTGTAAGACAACCAATAGAGCTTTTGGATTGGTTGTTTGTAAAGTTCTTGGTTGGGACATTGATAGGTTGCTTGTGATTTTGTTGAAAGGAGAGCCTTTGAGTCGTATTTTGGCTAATTCAAGCGAATCACAG AACACTTTGCAAGGAGAATGTTCGAATAAAAATGTAGAAAATCTTGAAACTGGAAATTCAAGTGGCAAAGTCCAGAAAGATGCCTTTGATTCTCTG CTCGATAGATTCATACCAAATCGCTCAGCAATGGACTATGATTATGCACATTACATGCTGATTGAAGGGAGGAAGATCAAAGAGAACAAGACAGTTTTCTCACCAGCCAGGGACGCCTATAGGATGCAGCTAGCCGAGGCCTTGAACATGAATAGGACTTGA
- the LOC107934631 gene encoding uncharacterized protein isoform X2, whose protein sequence is MRRIMRNVSSFAWFVVALVKKFRLLVILLKGEPLSRILANSSESQNTLQGECSNKNVENLETGNSSGKVQKDAFDSLLDRFIPNRSAMDYDYAHYMLIEGRKIKENKTVFSPARDAYRMQLAEALNMNRT, encoded by the exons ATGAGGAGAATCATGAGAAATGTGAGTTCTTTTGCTTGGTTTGTGGTGGCATTGGTGAAAAAATTTAG GTTGCTTGTGATTTTGTTGAAAGGAGAGCCTTTGAGTCGTATTTTGGCTAATTCAAGCGAATCACAG AACACTTTGCAAGGAGAATGTTCGAATAAAAATGTAGAAAATCTTGAAACTGGAAATTCAAGTGGCAAAGTCCAGAAAGATGCCTTTGATTCTCTG CTCGATAGATTCATACCAAATCGCTCAGCAATGGACTATGATTATGCACATTACATGCTGATTGAAGGGAGGAAGATCAAAGAGAACAAGACAGTTTTCTCACCAGCCAGGGACGCCTATAGGATGCAGCTAGCCGAGGCCTTGAACATGAATAGGACTTGA